A genomic segment from Geitlerinema sp. PCC 7407 encodes:
- the ndhI gene encoding NAD(P)H-quinone oxidoreductase subunit I yields MLKFLKQVGDYAKETVQAARYIGQGLSVTFDHMQRRPVTVQYPYEKLIPSERFRGRIHFEFDKCISCEVCVRVCPINLPVVDWEFNKETKKKKLNSYSIDFGVCIFCGNCVEYCPTNCLSMTEEYELAAYDRHELNFDNVALGRLPYKVTDDAMVTPLRELAYLPKGALDPHDLPADVQRAGLRPEEIIAQAEAAQGKQPEEAK; encoded by the coding sequence ATGCTGAAATTCCTTAAACAGGTCGGCGACTACGCCAAGGAAACTGTTCAGGCAGCTCGCTACATTGGTCAGGGCCTCTCGGTCACCTTTGACCACATGCAGCGGCGACCGGTGACGGTGCAGTATCCCTACGAAAAGCTCATTCCCTCCGAGCGTTTCCGGGGCCGTATTCACTTTGAGTTTGACAAGTGCATTTCCTGCGAGGTGTGCGTTCGGGTTTGTCCGATCAACCTGCCGGTGGTGGACTGGGAATTCAACAAAGAGACCAAGAAGAAGAAGCTCAACAGCTACAGCATTGACTTTGGCGTGTGCATCTTCTGCGGCAACTGCGTGGAGTACTGCCCCACCAACTGCCTCTCGATGACAGAGGAGTATGAGCTGGCGGCCTACGATCGCCACGAGCTGAACTTTGATAATGTGGCTCTGGGACGTCTGCCCTATAAGGTCACGGATGACGCAATGGTGACGCCGTTACGAGAACTGGCGTACTTGCCCAAGGGGGCTCTCGATCCCCACGATCTGCCTGCGGATGTCCAGCGGGCTGGTCTGCGTCCCGAGGAAATCATTGCTCAAGCGGAAGCGGCCCAGGGCAAGCAGCCCGAAGAGGCCAAGTAG
- a CDS encoding NADH-quinone oxidoreductase subunit J codes for MNLAEGVQIVAFALLALMMIGSALGVVLLSNIVYSAFLLGMVFTSIAGLYILLNAGFVAAAQVLVYVGAVNVLILFAIMLVNKREEFPVMPRAWIRRGATALVCIGLFVLLGAMVLSGPWNLSGEVPAGDAATVVIGEHFFSDFLLPFELASVLLLVALVGAIMLARREFLPDEELDATTAPEFTLPERPRETATSGQLPPSGSV; via the coding sequence GTGAATTTAGCTGAAGGGGTCCAGATTGTTGCCTTTGCGCTGCTCGCGCTGATGATGATCGGCAGCGCGCTGGGGGTTGTGCTGCTCAGCAACATTGTTTATTCGGCGTTTCTGCTCGGGATGGTTTTCACGAGCATTGCTGGACTCTACATTCTGTTGAATGCGGGCTTTGTGGCAGCGGCCCAGGTCCTCGTTTATGTCGGCGCGGTGAACGTTCTGATCTTGTTCGCCATCATGCTGGTGAACAAGCGCGAAGAGTTTCCGGTGATGCCGCGAGCCTGGATCCGCCGGGGCGCAACGGCGCTGGTGTGCATCGGCCTGTTTGTGCTGCTCGGCGCCATGGTGCTGTCCGGTCCCTGGAACCTCTCGGGAGAGGTGCCAGCCGGAGACGCGGCGACGGTGGTGATTGGTGAGCACTTCTTTAGTGACTTCCTGCTGCCGTTTGAGCTGGCCTCAGTGCTGCTGCTGGTGGCGCTGGTGGGTGCCATCATGCTGGCTCGGCGAGAGTTCTTGCCGGATGAGGAGCTCGACGCGACGACGGCACCGGAGTTTACGCTGCCGGAGCGGCCTCGGGAAACGGCGACGAGCGGTCAACTGCCGCCGTCAGGCTCGGTTTAG
- the nuoH gene encoding NADH-quinone oxidoreductase subunit NuoH: MNSGIDLQESFIKTLIDLGLSPGAAKAIWMPLPMLLMIIGATVGVLVVVWLERKISAAAQQRIGPEFAGPLGTLQPVADGLKLIFKEDVIPAKADPLLFTLGPVIVVIPVFLSYLIVPFGQNMLITDINIGIFLWIALSSVVPIGLLMSGYASNNKYSLLGGLRAAAQSISYEIPLALSVLAIVMMSNSLSTIDIVNQQSGYGILGWNVWRQPVGFLIFWISALAECERLPFDLPEAEEELVAGYQTEYGGMKFALFYLGSYVNLVLSALLFSILYLGGWDFPIPLNLVAGWLGIEESNAILQVVTASLGITMTLLKAYFLIFLAVLLRWTVPRVRIDQLLDLGWKFLLPVSLVNLLLTAGLKLAFPVAFGG; encoded by the coding sequence ATGAACTCGGGAATTGACCTGCAAGAAAGTTTTATTAAGACCCTCATCGACCTGGGGCTTTCGCCCGGAGCGGCAAAAGCCATCTGGATGCCCCTGCCGATGCTGCTTATGATCATCGGCGCAACGGTAGGCGTCCTCGTCGTTGTATGGCTTGAGCGCAAAATTTCCGCCGCCGCTCAGCAGCGAATTGGCCCCGAATTCGCGGGCCCCCTGGGCACGCTCCAGCCCGTTGCTGACGGCCTCAAGCTGATTTTCAAAGAAGACGTAATTCCCGCCAAGGCAGACCCCCTCCTCTTCACCTTGGGGCCTGTCATTGTCGTAATTCCGGTCTTTTTGTCTTACTTGATCGTGCCCTTCGGGCAGAACATGCTCATCACAGACATCAACATCGGCATCTTTTTGTGGATTGCCCTCTCCAGTGTTGTCCCCATCGGCCTGTTGATGTCTGGGTACGCCTCCAACAACAAGTACTCGCTGCTGGGAGGACTGCGCGCCGCTGCTCAGTCCATCAGCTACGAAATTCCCCTGGCGCTGTCGGTCCTGGCCATCGTCATGATGTCCAACAGCCTCAGCACCATTGACATCGTCAATCAGCAGTCGGGCTACGGCATTTTGGGCTGGAACGTTTGGCGTCAGCCCGTGGGCTTCTTGATTTTCTGGATCTCGGCCCTGGCGGAGTGTGAGCGTCTACCCTTTGACTTGCCAGAGGCTGAGGAAGAGCTGGTCGCTGGCTACCAGACCGAGTACGGCGGCATGAAGTTTGCCCTGTTCTACTTGGGCTCCTACGTCAACCTGGTGCTGTCGGCGCTGCTGTTTTCGATTCTGTATCTGGGCGGCTGGGATTTTCCGATTCCGCTGAATCTGGTGGCTGGCTGGCTGGGTATCGAGGAGTCGAACGCAATTTTGCAGGTGGTGACGGCCTCTTTGGGCATTACCATGACCCTGCTGAAGGCCTATTTCCTGATCTTCCTGGCGGTGCTCCTGCGCTGGACGGTGCCTCGGGTGCGCATTGACCAGCTGCTGGATTTGGGCTGGAAGTTCTTGCTGCCGGTGTCGCTGGTGAACCTGTTGCTGACGGCGGGGCTGAAGCTGGCGTTTCCGGTCGCCTTTGGGGGCTAG
- a CDS encoding citrate synthase, protein MSVGEFKPGLEGVPATLSSISYVDGQRGILEYRGIRIEELAQKSSFLETAYLLIWGELPTQDELEAFEHEIRYHRRLKYRIRDMMKCFPESGHPMDALQACAAALGLFYSRRALDDPAYIRAAVVRLLAKIPTMVAAFQLMRKGNDPVQPRDDLDYSANFLYMLSEREPDSLAAHIFDICLTLHAEHTINASTFSAMVTASTLTDPYAVVASAVGTLAGPLHGGANEEVIDMLETIGSVDNVRSYVDHCVEKRLKIMGFGHRVYKVKDPRAIILQDLAEQLFEKFGQDKYYDIAVTMERVVEEKLGHKGVYPNVDFYSGLVYRKLGIPTDLFTPVFAIARVAGWLAHWKEQLGENRIYRPTQIYTGSHDMPYIPIGDRQPSSSDLIASKV, encoded by the coding sequence ATGTCTGTCGGCGAATTTAAGCCAGGTCTGGAGGGCGTCCCCGCAACCCTGTCCAGCATCAGCTATGTAGATGGACAGCGGGGCATTCTCGAATACCGTGGTATTCGAATCGAAGAGCTCGCTCAAAAAAGCAGCTTCCTCGAAACCGCCTATCTCTTGATCTGGGGCGAATTACCCACCCAGGATGAGCTTGAAGCTTTCGAACACGAGATTCGCTACCACCGGCGGCTCAAATATCGCATTCGGGACATGATGAAATGCTTCCCCGAAAGCGGTCACCCCATGGACGCCTTGCAGGCTTGTGCCGCCGCTCTGGGCCTCTTTTACTCCCGACGGGCCCTCGACGATCCCGCCTACATTCGCGCGGCTGTCGTGCGGCTGCTGGCCAAAATCCCCACCATGGTGGCGGCCTTTCAGCTCATGCGCAAGGGCAACGACCCCGTCCAGCCCCGCGACGATCTCGACTACTCCGCCAACTTCCTCTACATGCTCAGCGAGCGCGAGCCAGACTCCCTCGCCGCTCACATTTTTGATATCTGCCTGACCCTGCACGCCGAGCACACCATCAACGCTTCTACGTTTTCCGCAATGGTGACGGCCTCCACCCTCACCGACCCCTACGCGGTCGTGGCCTCAGCGGTGGGCACCCTCGCCGGTCCCCTGCACGGCGGCGCCAACGAGGAGGTGATCGACATGCTGGAGACCATCGGCAGCGTGGACAATGTGCGCAGCTACGTCGACCACTGCGTCGAGAAGCGGCTCAAGATCATGGGCTTTGGGCACCGGGTGTACAAGGTCAAAGACCCCCGGGCCATTATTCTTCAAGATTTGGCCGAGCAGCTTTTTGAGAAATTTGGCCAGGACAAGTACTACGACATCGCGGTCACCATGGAGCGCGTCGTCGAAGAGAAGCTGGGCCACAAAGGGGTTTATCCCAATGTGGACTTTTACTCTGGCTTGGTCTACCGCAAGCTGGGGATCCCCACCGACTTGTTTACGCCGGTCTTTGCGATCGCCCGCGTCGCTGGCTGGCTCGCCCACTGGAAGGAGCAGCTCGGCGAAAACCGGATCTATCGTCCCACCCAGATCTACACCGGCTCCCACGACATGCCCTATATCCCGATCGGCGATCGCCAGCCTTCGAGCAGCGACCTGATCGCCAGCAAAGTCTAG
- the sixA gene encoding phosphohistidine phosphatase SixA translates to MTELYLIRHGIAAERGTYDQDGDRPLTEVGIHKTRAIAKRLRSLNLEFDLILTSPLVRAQQTAHLLQAEGLGDRLEVSPTLAPDGSLQDWLTWFEQHRSQFTTLALVGHEPDLSRWAEQLLWGQAQDKLVLKKAGIIGLALPEHASPLGHSSLFWLTPPRFCL, encoded by the coding sequence ATGACCGAACTGTATCTGATCCGGCACGGCATCGCCGCTGAGCGAGGGACTTACGACCAAGACGGCGATCGCCCCCTCACCGAGGTCGGCATCCACAAGACCCGGGCGATCGCCAAGCGGTTGCGCAGCCTCAACCTCGAGTTTGACCTGATCCTCACCAGCCCCCTGGTCCGCGCCCAGCAAACTGCTCACCTGCTCCAGGCCGAGGGATTGGGCGATCGCCTGGAGGTCAGCCCCACCCTCGCCCCCGACGGCAGCCTCCAGGACTGGCTCACCTGGTTTGAGCAGCACCGCTCCCAGTTCACCACCCTCGCCCTCGTCGGCCACGAGCCCGACCTCAGCCGCTGGGCCGAGCAGCTCCTCTGGGGCCAGGCCCAGGACAAGCTCGTCCTCAAAAAAGCTGGCATTATTGGCCTCGCTCTGCCCGAGCACGCATCGCCCCTCGGCCACAGCAGCCTCTTTTGGCTGACGCCGCCCCGCTTCTGCCTGTAG